In Desulfatiglans sp., a genomic segment contains:
- a CDS encoding DUF72 domain-containing protein, translating into MAEILIGTSGYYYDDWKGVFYPESLPQKEFLAFYAQNFNIIELNFTYYKQPEAQQISRMMGTSGNLLFIVKAYKGITHEITAGSIKNILPRFLGGISPLYEKGRLETILIQFPLSFHYTEKNRVYLRELLEAISPFPACVEFRNKDWLKESVYEGLKRLSAGFVCVDEPDLPGLIPPVAIVTSKAGYIRFHGRNKKNWYGTDSTSRYDYLYSEEELNGWMAAITKIAKETEKLYIFFNNHAKSQAVTNARMLINLLK; encoded by the coding sequence ATGGCAGAGATCCTCATTGGAACATCAGGCTACTATTATGATGACTGGAAAGGCGTATTCTACCCGGAGAGCCTTCCCCAAAAAGAATTCCTCGCCTTTTATGCGCAAAACTTCAATATCATTGAACTGAATTTCACATACTACAAACAGCCAGAGGCACAGCAGATCAGTAGAATGATGGGAACATCAGGCAACCTCCTGTTTATAGTCAAGGCTTACAAGGGGATAACACACGAGATTACCGCTGGCTCCATTAAAAATATCCTGCCCAGATTTCTTGGTGGCATCTCACCCCTTTATGAAAAAGGGCGGCTTGAAACGATCCTGATCCAGTTTCCTTTGAGTTTCCACTATACTGAAAAGAACAGGGTCTACCTGAGGGAACTGCTAGAGGCAATCTCTCCCTTCCCGGCCTGTGTTGAGTTCAGGAACAAAGATTGGCTAAAGGAATCTGTTTATGAAGGGCTAAAGAGACTATCAGCAGGATTTGTCTGCGTTGATGAACCTGACCTGCCTGGGCTCATACCCCCTGTTGCCATTGTCACATCAAAGGCTGGCTATATAAGATTTCATGGCCGTAATAAAAAGAACTGGTATGGCACAGACTCAACATCGAGGTATGACTACCTGTACAGTGAAGAGGAGCTTAATGGATGGATGGCTGCGATCACAAAGATCGCAAAGGAAACTGAAAAACTCTATATATTTTTTAACAATCATGCTAAATCACAGGCAGTAACAAACGCAAGGATGCTGATAAATCTGCTCAAATGA